A single Salminus brasiliensis chromosome 20, fSalBra1.hap2, whole genome shotgun sequence DNA region contains:
- the ttc16 gene encoding tetratricopeptide repeat protein 16, translated as MSARNLPEADKMGADQETTSRKTAIQALFGSSSSIFLTPELKHDRPHLQGSLIIKDKAVNHCQGGTEAMLQSRFERAVSCFSKAITLQPEQTQLYVQRAEVYLQLCDFKSASLDYKHACYLEPQTEAYFHRLAFVYYMQGQCLCDQGMILEALESFAKAAELKPNYKPYHTRSLACLTALGRYTDCVRLVTNLLETDIPSADLFTLRARLHHQLNQAVLCYYDLKAALRLSPNCGQAQSLLKELEEAAERFHQQAVTKAVEGELADAVGKISTALEQNPEKAQYYLFRGILYRRLKDFIAAIEDLALAVEPRDAGAKSPEGQKPEDYKALEDDAQAQLVLTYNDFAVHCFSQGFYSEATKLLTKAIQEQRDESGLFINRGDCFLKQKEWLFALADYQQAEELDPQNTSIWLRLAIIHNTLGLHSLGTLKFQEAANKFSTSIKYNPGVAQYYGNRAKACFRMGSVEEAKQDAISALILDPTNDELVALLLKLFPGCSLSDVMSSATAATVEAQLMERTQTWKLTGSPASRLSDKLNKMGIGHNTENQSETDFQSSFSVDDVETRQKPSVSLKDPLKSKEQVVQAVRKVLHERQSLYHTGPRLASVHLANTSEPTLSAAKSSYAWKTFERIGLNC; from the exons ATGAGCGCACGAAACCTGCCCGAG GCGGACAAGATGGGCGCAGACCAAGAAACAACATCTCGAAAGACTGCAATCCAAGCATTATTCGGCTCCAGCAGCTCCATTTTCCTGACCCCAGAGTTAAAGCATGACAGGCCACATTTACAAGGCAGCCTTATAATAAAGGATAAAGCAGTCAATCA TTGCCAAGGAGGCACTGAGGCGATGTTACAGTCACGGTTTGAAAGGGCTGTCTCTTGTTTCTCCAAAGCCATAACACTGCAACCAGAGCAG ACTCAGCTCTATGTCCAGAGGGCAGAGGTgtatcttcagctgtgtgatttCAAGTCTGCATCCCTCGACTACAAGCATGCTTGCTACCTGGAACCACAGACAGAGGCTTATTTTCACCGCCTTGCATTCGTTTACTACATGCAG GGGCAGTGCCTGTGTGACCAGGGGATGATCTTGGAGGCGTTGGAGTCTTTTGCCAAAGCAGCTGAACTAAAGCCCAACTATAAACCTTATCACACAAGAAG CTTGGCATGTCTCACTGCACTAGGCCGCTACACTGATTGCGTTCGACTGGTCACTAACTTGCTGGAGACCGACATCCCATCGGCTGACCTCTTCACTCTAAGAGCTCGACTGCACCACCAACTCAATCAG GCTGTGCTGTGCTACTATGACCTAAAGGCAGCTCTGAGGCTCAGCCCGAACTGTGGACAAGCACAGTCCTTGCTtaaggagctggaggaggcaGCTGAGCGCTTCCATCAGCAGGCAGTGACTAAAGCTGTGGAAGGGGAGCTGGCCGACGCTGTGGGCAAGATCAGCACCGCTTTGGAGCAGAACCCTGAAAAGGCTCAGTATTACCTATTTAG AGGGATACTCTACCGCAGACTGAAAGACTTCATCGCTGCCATAGAGGACTTGGCTCTTGCAGTTGAACCCAGAGATGCTGGAGCGAAAAGCCCTGAGGGACAGAAGCCTGAGGACTACAAGGCTTTGGAAGATGATGCACAAGCCCAACTGGTGCTCACTTACAATGATTTTGCCGTCCACTGCTTCTCTCAGGGCTTCTACAGCGAGGCCACCAAGCTACTGACTAAGGCCATCCAGGAGCAGAGAGACGAAAGCGGACTGTTCATCAACAGGGGAG ATTGTTTTCTGAAGCAGAAGGAGTGGCTTTTTGCCCTGGCTGACTACCAGCAGGCTGAGGAGCTAGACCCCCAAAACACAAGCATTTGGCTTCGTCTGGCCATCATTCACAACACGCTGGGACTGCacagtttgggcaccct GAAGTTCCAAGAGGCAGCAAACAAGTTTTCCACCTCCATTAAGTACAACCCTGGAGTAGCTCAGTACTATGGAAATCGAGCTAAGGCTTGCTTCAGAATGGGCAGTGTGGAGGAAGCCAAGCAGGATGCCATCAGTGCTCTCATCTTAGATCCCACTAATGATGAG CTGGTCGCTCTCCTGCTGAAGCTGTTCCCAGGCTGCTCTTTGTCAGATGTCATGTCCAGTGCCACAGCTGCAACAGTCGAAGCTCAGTTGATGGAGCGGACCCAGACGTGGAAACTAACAGGCTCTCCTGCGTCAAG GCTCTCCGACAAGCTTAACAAAATGGGCATCGGACACAACACGGAAAACCAGTCAGAAACAGACTTTCAAAGCTCATTCAGCGTGGACGATGTGGAAACCAGACAAAAACCCTCTGTATCACTGAAAGACCCACTCAAGAGCAAGGAACAG